GGGCAGACCTTCTTTCTGGGCAAATGCGTTCATACGGTCACAGAATTTGCGGCTGCCACCGCTCGGCGCTGGGATAGCGCGGATTTCGGTGCCTTCCTGCTCCAACAGCTTCGCGAAAATCGCGAAGCCAGAACCGCGGAAGTGGTCAGAGACCACTTGCATCTTAATGGGGTTCCGCAGGTCAGGCTTGTCGGTGCCGTACCATAGGGCTGAGTCCTTGTAGGAAATCTGCGGCCACTCCTGATCGACCTTGCGCCCGCCCCCGAACTCTTCGAACACACCAGTCAGCACGGGCTGGATGGTGTCGAACACATCCTGCTGCTCGACAAACGACATCTCTAGATCGAGTTGATAGAAATCGGTGGGCGATCGGTCTGCACGCGGGTCTTCATCGCGGAAGCAGGGTGCAATCTGGAAATATTTGTCGAAGCCCGACACCATGATCAGCTGTTTGAATTGCTGCGGGGCCTGCGGTAGGGCGTAGAACTTGCCCGGATGTAGTCGCGAGGGGACCAGAAAGTCGCGTGCGCCTTCGGGCGACGATGCGGTAATGATCGGTGTCTGATATTCACGGAATCCCTGATCCCACATCCGGCGGCGCATAGATGCGACAACGTCCGAGCGAAGGGTCATGTTTTGCTGCATCGCCTCGCGTCTTAGGTCGAGGTAGCGATAGCGCAGACGTGTTTCCTCGGGGTATTCCTGATCGCCGAACACCATCAACGGCAATTCGTCGGCAGCACCAAGAACCTCCAGCTCACGCACATAAACCTCGATCTCGCCTGTCGGCAATTTCGGGTTAATGAGATCAGCGTCGCGGGCTTTGACAGTGCCGTCGATGCGGATGCACCACTCGGACCGTACCTTTTCCAGTTCAGCAAATGCCGCACTATCGCCGTCGCACAAAACCTGGGTCACACCGAAATGGTCGCGCAGGTCGATGAACAGTACGCCGCCGTGATCTCGGACACGATGCACCCAACCGGACAGGCGGACGGTTTCACCGACATTGGCGGCGGTCAGAGCGGCGCAGGTGTGGCTGCGATAGGCGTGCATGGATCATATCCCTTCGGGCGCAGAATTCGTCGCGCCGATACACCCCGTCAGGCTTGGAAAGTCAAGGCGGGTCGCGCCGTCAAAACGGCCTTTGCACGTTGCCCGAGTAGAAATAGACGCCCAGCCCTGCCGCAAAGATAATATTACCGGCAATTGCGTGCAGAAGAACTGCATAAAAGAATGATCCGCGCTTGCGGTAGGCCCAGGTGAACAGGAGGCCTCCGACGAAAGTCATGATGGCTACTACCCAGCTCCAGTACATGAGGTGCGCAAGCGAAAACAGGCCAGCGTTCAAAAGGTATGCGGCCCGCCCTTCAGGTAGGATCGCGTGATAGCGTCGGAAAAAGAGAGAGCGGAAAAGCAGCTCTTGTGGCAGAGCGGACAACAACGGGTAGCCGATACAGATGAATATCAACATCTCTGGCCGATGCAGCAGCAAAACAAAGGCTGCATCCGGTCGCGCCCACAGCACCAGGGCGGAACAGAAGGCAGCCATGAACAGGGTAAATGCAAAGACTTCGGTCCACGACCAGTTTCGCCAGCCATACCGAAGCTCCGCCCAGGAAAAACCGGGCGTATCCTGCAGCAGCAGTATGCCCAGTCCGGTAAACGCAAAAAGCGAGGGGAACATCCAGTTTGGCGGGAACATTGTCGCGATGGCTATGGGAACCGCCACAAAGAAGAGCACAAACTCAATCCTGAGGCGTGAGTTGGTAACAGGGGTCTCCACCCATTCGGTATTTTTGCTCAAGGTGCCACAAGCTCCGCACGGATCAGCCCGCGAAGGGAATTTCCACAGTGGATAGATTGCGCGTTTTTTAGATCGGTCAAGGTCAGAACGGATTCGGTAACTTCTTTATTATCCAACAATTCCTCGCGCAAAACCCCGGGAAGCAATCCGCATTGCAGTGAGGGCGTCAGTCGTCTGCCGTCGGGCATGGTCAGGAACAGGTTCGTGATAGTTCCCTCGCAAAGCTCATCCCGTTCGTTCAAAAACAAAAGCTCATCAACACTTAACGGCAAGCCCGCCCGCGCCATGTCATAGACGGCCCGTCGGGTCGTTTTGTAACCCAGCCAGATATCCGATGATGATAGTCTCTGTTTGGCCAAATCCACACGCCAGACGGGCGGATTGGCAGTCAATTCTCCGGACGTCAGTTCAAATTTGCCATCCGCGTCCAAGGTCAAACGGCAGCGCAATGCAATCTCACCCAAACTCGCATCCAAAATCGTCCAAGCGGCGGTTCGGTCAAAATCAATGCCGAACTTCTGTGCTGTGTGCGCCATGCGGGCCAAATGACGATCAAGCCTGACGAACCCCTGCCCCGGCCTGTAGGCCAAAGTTTCGATCAGACGGAAATCAGGCTCAGTTGGTGGGCGAAGCGGGCTTTCCATAGCGCCTCCTCATATTCCGATGGCGCGGTGCTGTCCCAGACCAGCCCGCCGCCTACGTTAAGGGTCGCCTTGCCGCCTTCAACCATGAGGGTCCGGATGGCCACGTTGAATTCCGACCGACCGTCCGGGGCCGCCCAACCGATGGTTCCGCAGTAAACATCGCGAGGCCAAGGTTCCAGTTCGGACAGGATCTCCATCGCGCGAATCTTTGGCGCTCCGGTGATTGATCCGCACGGGAACAAGGCGGTCAGAATATCAGAAAGGCCTACGCCAAGGTGTAACTGCGCCTGCACAAGCGAGACCATCTGATGGACAGTCGCATAGGTCTCAACCTTGAACAGCTCGGGGACTTTCACCGATCCGGCCAGCGCGACCCGGCTAATATCGTTGCGCAGCAGATCGACGATCATCAGATTTTCGGCCCGGTTCTTTTCATCCGAAGACAGGAAAGCGCGTCGACGCTCGTCTTCGACTGGGTCCTCGCTGCGCGGTTGAGTTCCCTTCATCGGGCGCGTTTCGATCCGGCCCTCGGCGTCGGTTCGGAAAAACAGTTCGGGCGAGCGGCTCAGCAGATCAGGCAGCCCCTCCTGCTCAACCAAGGCGCCGTGGCCGACGGGTTGACCAGCCGCAAGCGCCGCATAAAGCGCGACGCTGTCTCCGGTTACATCGAGATCAATTGGGAAGGTCAGATTTGCCTGATAAATGTCCCCCGCACCAATCGCCTCATGCACTGTACGAAAGGCCTGCGTATATCGCGCCTCGTCCCAGCGGGGCTGAAACGCAGTGACACTGCCCGACGCCTTTGGCAGTCCAACGCGATCCGGTGCGTCAAACACACCGAAACACAGTAGTGGCAGGCGTCGTCCTTCTGGCAGCCGGTCTGCCAGACGTGGTTCTAGCACGTAGCCCAGCTCATAACTTGCGTACCCTGCCAGCCAGACCCCATCCGCGCGCGCCTGATCCAGCGCCGCCAGAGCCTGGGGCACCTCCGCCGCGTTATCCGCGCGAATAATCCGGGACGGACGCTCAAACCGGGTTCCGCGCCCAGCTGGTCCTTGATCGAAACGAATACGCAATTGCATCCTCATTTGCCGTGCTGCGCGGTATAGAGAATAGCGCGCCAAGGGAAAGAGGGGAAAGCGGCAATTTCAAACCCGTTTCCGATACCTCTTGCACCTTTTCGCGCGGTCCCTATAACGCAGGACAATTTGGGCGCTGGGGCGGTGCCC
The Ruegeria sp. SCSIO 43209 genome window above contains:
- the aspS gene encoding aspartate--tRNA ligase, giving the protein MHAYRSHTCAALTAANVGETVRLSGWVHRVRDHGGVLFIDLRDHFGVTQVLCDGDSAAFAELEKVRSEWCIRIDGTVKARDADLINPKLPTGEIEVYVRELEVLGAADELPLMVFGDQEYPEETRLRYRYLDLRREAMQQNMTLRSDVVASMRRRMWDQGFREYQTPIITASSPEGARDFLVPSRLHPGKFYALPQAPQQFKQLIMVSGFDKYFQIAPCFRDEDPRADRSPTDFYQLDLEMSFVEQQDVFDTIQPVLTGVFEEFGGGRKVDQEWPQISYKDSALWYGTDKPDLRNPIKMQVVSDHFRGSGFAIFAKLLEQEGTEIRAIPAPSGGSRKFCDRMNAFAQKEGLPGMGYIFWRDQGEGMEAAGPLAKNIGPERTEAIRQQLGLGVGDAAFFLGGKPKAFEKVAGKARDVIGDELNLTEKDRFAFAWIVDFPIYEQDEETGAIDFEHNPFSMPQGGMEALQGNPLDVRGYQYDLACNGYELVSGAIRNHKPEIMLKAFELAGYGEDEVKSRFGALFNAFHYGAPPHGGCAAGIDRIVMLLADEANIREVMMFPMNQRAEDLMMDAPSDPTSDQLMELGLRIIPQD
- a CDS encoding CPBP family intramembrane glutamic endopeptidase, whose amino-acid sequence is MSKNTEWVETPVTNSRLRIEFVLFFVAVPIAIATMFPPNWMFPSLFAFTGLGILLLQDTPGFSWAELRYGWRNWSWTEVFAFTLFMAAFCSALVLWARPDAAFVLLLHRPEMLIFICIGYPLLSALPQELLFRSLFFRRYHAILPEGRAAYLLNAGLFSLAHLMYWSWVVAIMTFVGGLLFTWAYRKRGSFFYAVLLHAIAGNIIFAAGLGVYFYSGNVQRPF
- a CDS encoding aminotransferase class IV family protein yields the protein MESPLRPPTEPDFRLIETLAYRPGQGFVRLDRHLARMAHTAQKFGIDFDRTAAWTILDASLGEIALRCRLTLDADGKFELTSGELTANPPVWRVDLAKQRLSSSDIWLGYKTTRRAVYDMARAGLPLSVDELLFLNERDELCEGTITNLFLTMPDGRRLTPSLQCGLLPGVLREELLDNKEVTESVLTLTDLKNAQSIHCGNSLRGLIRAELVAP
- a CDS encoding aminodeoxychorismate synthase component I: MQLRIRFDQGPAGRGTRFERPSRIIRADNAAEVPQALAALDQARADGVWLAGYASYELGYVLEPRLADRLPEGRRLPLLCFGVFDAPDRVGLPKASGSVTAFQPRWDEARYTQAFRTVHEAIGAGDIYQANLTFPIDLDVTGDSVALYAALAAGQPVGHGALVEQEGLPDLLSRSPELFFRTDAEGRIETRPMKGTQPRSEDPVEDERRRAFLSSDEKNRAENLMIVDLLRNDISRVALAGSVKVPELFKVETYATVHQMVSLVQAQLHLGVGLSDILTALFPCGSITGAPKIRAMEILSELEPWPRDVYCGTIGWAAPDGRSEFNVAIRTLMVEGGKATLNVGGGLVWDSTAPSEYEEALWKARFAHQLSLISV